In the genome of Rhopalosiphum padi isolate XX-2018 chromosome 1, ASM2088224v1, whole genome shotgun sequence, the window tttaaatctaaaatttaaaaatttaatacaagattcctcgtaagtttgtctaattttaaaaaaaaattatctctaccagaaactaaattagaatttttatgagtgtttgaaaagttcaaatttttacaaaattggtatTCACTCGATTTATCATGTACCtagcgattttcttattttgttgtaattaaaaaacaaataactgtatctagatattttaaataatttacactatatgtctattttatcaattgctatacttgataaaattttcaaaaaattttcactCTTTCTGAGCTCTTTacggacattttcaattttttcaattttttattccacagttattaataaattagttattagatTTGTTGGGTCAAGAagcgtgaaaatttaattcaaggctCATGTAGATAAATCGTTACAatagcatttgaaaaatattaaaaataaatgggtacaattttttttataagcattttaagtttgaattttgaaaaaatttgtcaaattttaaattattttgtagttaaaaatgtatattataatatatcaaggtTGACTCTCCGTCTTCGATAAGATTCGTTTTTCTTATACagtgatattatatcattgaattcaaatttaacacaataatccaGTAAGTATATAGTGACTCACTTGTAACCTACTGTAAAGCAGATCGACACCCACTTGCCTACCGttttttacttatacagttatactaatttaaatttaaaaaatttcgtcTTGAATGTCAATACGCTAATTTTATAGAACAATtgtctataattgaaaaaaaaaattgtttaaatcgtaCGTTTTCTAGCTGATTTGTGAAAATTTTacgatatagtattatgtcGTAGTTCCATTTTGCGTAAAATacgatagtaaataaaattacgaattataacatcgaaaaataaaataatattatttattgacaaaattattattttcgtattgacGTACTTGGCTATTTATAACCAGTGCGCGGCTGCGATAAATAACCAGTTTTGACCTATGGTGCGGTACGGCTGCATATGCAAGCGGGGTGGTGGAAGAAGTACTATTTCAGAACGCTGCCGCTGTAATCGCTTTAGCAGCACATGACGACGGcaaattcgtaatttttttgctaaaaacatgctttcgtacttccaatagtactcaggcctcgttgatcgtagaaacatgattttgatatcaaaataatcacgagaagttgtactaaatattcttggaacagaTTTTCGATATCTAAATTTgccgattttatatgattttttaaaaaaaagaaaaattttacaaatttcaaacacatataaaattggaacgaaaaaaaattttaaaattctgttccaagaatatttagtacaacttctcgtgattattttgataccaaaatcatgtttctacgatcaacgaggcccgagtactattggaagtacgaaagcatgtttttcggTCGATTTTTTTCTACTGGGACGGCctcttaacataatataaaaataataatatgccagaTTAAGTCATTGGTAGTTgtctaaaacataaaaattatgatggctattgtaataatactaaCAATAGATGTTATTGCTCAACATTGTTAAGCATTAAATGccattgatattattttgaaataacattGAAGATTAAAACTATACTAAGAttaccattaaataaaatatgtatactcaaTCGTATAAAATGGGTATTCTATTTTGATTTGGAAAAACATTTAACTTGCCAGGTTACAACAGGCTATCtggctatatacatattatgtattgtgtttatgatttgaagacatttttacaattttaaggcAACTTTTGAGGTGTACGTGTCAAGTCGGTGAGTtctggatatatatatatatatagacaaaaTCGTAAATACAACGCCTGGTCGGcgtgttttacaatttttatcaacTTTTGGTCATTTTAGCGCGATCGCAATGAAAACTACAATTCGAGTCTGATttttcccaaaaaaaaaaaaggtacgtTTAAGACTTTCTCTACGTACATATTTCGATCCTTCGCCCACACAAAAAAAGGCCACCGATTAATTTTCTCCAGACGGTCTTGGGGGCGCGACAACAACATTACGTGCGTCGACGTGCGGAGACGGGGCGACGGGGTACCAGACAGGAACTTTCGAAAGAGGGTCGAAATCCCAATCCCCAAAACGGAGAGGAAAAAAAGGCCACGTTTTCGCCCTCTTTATACCCCCAAAATGTACGACAGACACGCTGGGAAAAGGGAaggcgtcggcggcggcggcggttacTCACGCACGCCGTCGACAGTATGACTAGGGCAACAATATTAAATTCGTGTGTTTACGGACGCGACGCCGAGACTTGTACACAATAACAGGCGGCGGCGGTGTTTACACACGCGAGCCGCATACCAACTTAATCTCGATACCCTCACACGAAAAACGTTCTCACACGACGCAAcgaaacgacaataataattaaaaaaacaaaaataataggcGGCgacaacgaaataataatacctgAAAACTATCAAGCCGGGTTTTCTTTGGCCAAAAGGTGTAGCATTTATCGTATTTAAATTGGTCGTGGTAATCGCAATAACTTCAGTGAGGGTTGCACGAGGGTAGGAAAATGTGCATACCCGAACATTAAAGTATGTTAttgattaatatgaaatattagaaGGAATATTATAAGGGTtacataaatatgaattttttttttttgaagtgtGACACCGCCCTTCTCTCAATCCGACCACTAATTCACCAACTATCTTCAATCACTCACTCCATCAACTCCCAGGAAACCTCTAGAGTAAGTGGTCGAGCTCGACTTATTGACCCGACCCGACACGACACATTTGCCATAAATTCGACTTAAGAGTATAATTTTTGTTCTATTTACCTCTCGAAAACGTCTTTCAAACAGGCCCCGCGCCTCTTGGACGACGAAGACCCGGAACCGGAACCGGCGCCGGTGCTGGTGCTGGAACCGAATGATCCCGAGTGGGCGGGCGACACGCTGCTGGCGGAATTGGTGACGGGCGAACTGGAACCGTTGGACGAACCGGACAGGCTGCCGGCGCGGAGCCGCAGCTCGGCGTAGTCGGCCATCATCATCGCGGAAGCAGTGGCCGCGGGTTGTCTAGCGGCCGGCTGCCGGCGCTTCTTCTTCTTGCCGACTGTCGGCGGTGCGGCCGACGTCCTGCCACCGTCCACCGCGTCGTCGGCGGCGCCACCGCTCCCGCCGGAAGACCGTCTGCGGAGGACGGAGCTGCCGGATGACGACTGTTGCGGCCACTCGGAGTCCTTCTTCAAGTAACCGCGGCCGCAACGGCAGCCGCAAGCCTTGAACGCCATTTCGTAGCCCTTCTTGTTGAGGTTCACCACATTGTTGTTGTTAACGTTGACCGTCCACAGGTCCTTGATGCGCCGGCCGTTGGACTGGGGAATCGCGTTACCGTTGGCGTACGTCGCGGCCGCGTTCTTCATGTATACCAACACCAGCCGTTCCCAAGCGTCGAAGCACTCGCGGTGCATGTACCGGCCGGCCGGACATCCGCCGTCGCTGCACACCACGCGGGCGTAGAGTTCGGCGGCGCGCGGATCATCCGGCCTGATGGGCGCGGACCGCATAACGCAGTCGCCGGTGGGCACGCAACACTCTTCGTAGTGCTGTTGCTGGACGAGTTGATAgggttgctgctgctgctgctgatgGAACAACTGTTCCATGGCCGTTGTGGTGGACGGGCCGAACAAGTCGGCGAAATGTCCCATACCGTTGAAACCCATTGCGTTCCGGCGAGGAGCCATTCAACGACGAGCGACGCTTGTCGACgaccacgacgacgacgatcgcATGCCGCGCTCGGCGCGAGACGGCGGACGTCGGTGTCTCGTCCGTGAAGTTGCGGCTTTCGACTGCTGTGCGgtgtgctttttttttttttttatttcaatttatagtctttattatacgtatcgGCCCGGCGTGAGGTAAACACTCGGCAAACCGGCACGACGTGGaaggataacaataatattattatatgtcttactggtttttaatatttttctctctTCGAATTATGATGTCGACAAACATACGCTATACGACGAAGACGATGATACGGAAACGATCGTCATGCTCTCCGATACGAAACCCGCGAAATTGTCTGCAGACGAAAcgaccaaaataataaaacgataatCATAAACCGAAAATCGtggtaaacaaaaaataatattattattattaataacgattTGTACTTCGTCACAGGTGTGCGAGGAGTGCGTGTGTGTTTGTATCTGTGTTTGagtttgtgtgtatgtgtttgtgtgtgtatttgtgtgtgtttTTGTGTGTCGCGGCGCGTGCGGTACGGACGACGTACGGCCACTTTCTGTTTCGTTGACCGACTGCGCGGAGATACCCGAACGCGAAACACCCGCGCGAcaacagcggcggcggcggtgacgatACACGTACGCGGgcccgcgcgcgcgcgctctctCACAGATCCCGATTGTGCCCGCCCGGTTTACCGTCGTGTGCGTGTCGACGTGCGTTTGTGTGCGTGCGCGCGCCACCCAAAACCGTGTACCGgcttgtgcgtgtgtgtgcgtgtgacgGTCACAGTCAAGGGCAGCGGTGgtgcggcggcgacggcggcgtcTGTGGCGCCCACTGGTGCGGAGATACGAAATCACTCGGCTCCGCCGCGGGCCGCCGTCGCGGGGTAGTATCGCGGCGTGCGCGTCACGTGACCGGCGAATGCGTTTTTCGGGGGGCGGCGATAGTGCGCAGTGAGAATTGGGCGACGCCGTCGGGGGGGTCGCGAGGGCGGCGTCCCCGTGAAATTTTCGGCAATTTTTCGGACACCGAGTTGGCCCCACCCGCCCACTAGCGTCACACCGATCACACGTATAGCCGGCGCTGTAGTAGTACCGTTGCGGCGAACGCGTCCCCGCTGATTTAttagctatttattattattgttattattgttaatattattagggCGGCACTGATTTTAAACACCCggcaataatatatgaatactaCATTTTCGTCGAAacgattgaaatataaatttaatatttcattgaaaaattaaataccgtTAAAAAAGCAGATTACTTCCGTTAAGGTTAGATTTAATAAGTTCGTGCCTATACTCAATTTATAATGTCCAtctaaatatagaaaatattatgtccACGAATATTATTTCACGActcgtgaaaaaataaataataataaaaatgttacatatagttatttttgtcATGTTTAtcggttaatatttataatattgaattaattgcatttaaaatattatatttatttagagatATTCACGGGTGacctttaaaactttaaaaggtttgttataatattataaagtaatatttgaataatttgaaatgaaaatatctacaaaaaaaaagcatttagtAACTACCTAGtgtacatagatatatataggtatacattaaaatataataaaccaaagcctttgatttaatattaaaaagtatcttaaaaattaaacaatttgttatataaaaagtatttgcACATAGATATTGGTcgtataaaatggttaaaactTATGAGATTTTGTTGACTTCTTAAAGCTAATAAAATTGACAATTATTACTTCATATTAATATCTGAAAATGAAATACAAgctttactatataatatatagttgcacaatatttaattttaactaagtaCTTCTAAAAGCTTCAACAATCTAgaatgtaaaagaaaaatacatcAATGTGGTTCACAATCTACtctataataaagataatattactcTCAGCCCTCaggttaatttaattgaattattattattattattattattaacgtactTACCGGCTTCGTTTATTCTTTTTCTAATGATCCGCCGATTACTCACCAACGGTAGGTAATACCTcccaaactttaaatttttttttttgattcgaGTGTTCCGCGTCGAAAATAAATTTCGCAGAGTCGTGCACGTCCATCGATCGAATTTCTCGAATATTCCATGAgctaatattatggtaaaatgaatataatatgttacaaacCTGCGTCGACCaagtacttattaaaatgtgagttttaaagataaaaattcagttttaaatttcatcgcctatattaaattgtattatgattaCATAAGCAGAAacaccgttttttttttgttcaaaacaattttaataatataataataataataataaaaaatactgattAACCGAttcatgtgtatataatatatacaaaactgTAACAAGAgattatttacgtttatttagctctaagaaaacaaattatataataaaatatataaaaaagataaactTTTGATAAACATTTCAGAACTAAAGCAATTTTAATgccgtttaaaataatactataaatgtgTACTTCGTGCAAtgagctatatataatattattatgtttactcaCAGCTCATAAGGAATCACAATAAAATGTAAGAGCATTCTAAACACGTTACCACCAAGTGCCCtaataagaaaaaacataagttattgagtttatttatagattttttcgcaagttattatttactttcGATAATTGGGAACGGAAAATCCAATTTTaacttgtatataaattatctacGGTGCTCTACATTTGACAAGTCAATACAAGTGTACaaactaaaactaaattgtcatataaataattaatatttaacttataatatgaaaaaaattacacatgtttaataattgaattaaaacacAATTGTATAAGAATAATCCATAAATagctaatagaaaaaaatatcaaatagaataatttaaaataataacataatgatcGACAACATTAAttgattattcatattatttgaattgcTGATGACAGCTTTACgcgatatattttatgaatacaaaatataatatttatataataataatatgcaatgtgaataaatgtataatactataatgtacatCGTGTATGTAAATTCGTGTTATGGGTTTGGGCTTTTTCACATAGATGTGTTATattgacttataataataatttgtatttagatgttattaaaatagtttttttttatacatacaacagTTGATCTATAAAAATACAAGCACGTTCGCCATCCCTAACATTCCAGCCATAGTTGCCGTGTTTTGTGTGAATTCATTTTTCGATTCAatttttcaactataataagttatttaaaaaggaatcattattcattaatcaaatataaatactatgtgAAAACCATATTGACACCCACGCGATACGAAATATACGTTGGATTGTTTTTACACACGACGGACAAATAATTGTCtactaaataattacaaaattttattgTTGCTAAATTTGAAAacgaaacatttatatttataagtataaatagtataataactcTAATTTATGGGGTTAGTCTTTTTTAGACTTAACTAccacaaaataactaaaattagtaatatggttattttttgtttaaatatttaatttcataaatttttaactacaaatacCTGTAAAAGTTGtgctaataaatgtttaatatttttaactatttttttagatCAACTGAGTAATGAcgaaaaacttttaattatattttcaacctTATTGACTgtgaaacaaaaatgttattaacatataattcaaaataaactataatatattaatacatcgaaaatgtaatattatatttatgcataaaaccctaataaaaatattttatacaattttccagttgttaatttcaaaaaatagaaaaacaaattattttatcttaacttTCAGTATGTTTCTTAGATCAAgtaataaatacttttcaatataataggggaaataaaaaaataagaatttttgatgaaatcagatttgttattttgttataatttataaattaatcaatttcaagatttttagtgcgttaaaaaaatataaattatttgaagacTTGAAACTTGtcactattacataatatataattaatatattaataatatgtataaataatgtataattatttactatacaaaattaaatgttcaaaacatttttgattcatatatttaagataaattaatcaTTGAACCTATTCACACCGTTTTACAATTTGTCGGCATTgacttatgacttatgagaGTTAATGAGAGCTATAGCAATATTCTACGAAAtgtatctttataaaatataagcgaATACGATttggttttgaaaaaatatgttcaataaacatgtacttaataaaaatgtaaaggacaaataaataataatatagaaatataacacaatattcttaataatatagaaaactaCAGTGACGATGACtttcatggttttttttttaactgtagtatttataatagacaaaaaaaataaaatttttattaaaacacgatgggtattaataattataacatgaaAAATCTTATCGGTATAACTTTACTAATATAGCATTaccatataatgatataatattattattatcattattaatattaataattaatttaatgtcacaatgattataattgtttgtaatCAGTAATGACtagtgtagtttttttttatctttaataatacgataaaatacttatttattcgaTTTCCTATTTTATAGCAATGACAACATATCGTTAAATCAATAGCTAAAAGGTGTCTGAAATCATGGGACACAAATAAACTATAAGAATAATCAACCTGGAAATTTATTACAGACACCAtgcatactaatatactataaaaaaagcCATGCCGTAACGGAGAACTATGGAACTAGTTGAAGcatcaatattgtttaatattgcaTTATCTTGTGAAATGTATCAATATACCAAACGACCAATCTACATGTTAATACTGACTACAATGGTTTTTATACAtgcaataaaaaacattaataattatagtattttacaataaatatatttcgtttttaatacatacatttataaattgtttttaatacattttcattttcgcTATAGTGTATTCGTGTAGATCAGCTACCAAAAACGCAATTGAACCAAAGTTaatggtaataaactaataacattatatttattaatttttatctattctatgatttaatattatattgttctgagatatttattattgattgataAAAAGTGATAgtggttatattaaattttaattcgaataattattgaataagaaAACCGATTTTGAATGAGGACTATATATTTcattctataatctatatctcatatattttataaattaatgaagtatgatatatttatatcgttattcgctattaaagtatttttttttagtaatagcataatttataaatactatttataatcaatggtacaaGTAATACGGTaacttgaattaatttttgactaaaattatttatttattaatgggtatttttattgctataataattttagtatatatttatatcatagtattgtattgactattgattagtgattactataTGAATACagatggtataaaatataaataggtaataacataaaattatctaaatgtcttggaattatatgaatattaaaaatgttattaatttttaactataaaataatttgcaaatttttgcgatttttacgaatttttgtcttaatattaacttcaaatgcttataaaaaagtTGTACCTgtgtatctttaatatttttaaataactattataacactttatagggaaaattattaaattattaaatttcaaagtttctgaagtaaacatttttatttatatttatagaaaaacaatcaaaagaaattaaaaattccaattaaaaaaaaaaatagtcaacatattttcaataaaattcaaaataaatcctatcatgtatataaaatatgatataaatatttagtaaagatTTAAAGTATCTATGGATCTTCGTTTTTGAGtaataccaaaattattttgaaaaatactgagTTTTTAATTTCGACCTCacaaaagtacaaactagattcaatttactatttgaaaataccctcaaagttgaaaattgaagcattttttgaACTACTTGTCGTATTTACACACACAAAAAGAAAcgcattgtaaaatcaatacgtcGCTCCGCTCAGagtataaaacttaaaaggTAAGTTGCATCTcctttatactataaatatacatcaattttcaattttcattagataatcataaaatgtatgtttatctTTTTGTTGAAGTCCCATATTCCTTTCCCCCTTATGTCATATAACTGTTCTGATGGATCTGTGTTTATCGACATTCCATAATATTGCACTATTGCAATAGTCTAGTCCATTAGTGTTTAATATGAttagaaattatacatttacacattAATACACTTTgacgacaaaataaaataatcgatcGGATCAAAATGTGTCTAACGCTGTAACCAAAATACcatatacgaaataataataatactagaaTACTAGTAATCTACTTATCAaacgtttgaataataatatacgatagtgtatattgttaataaattgtatgttaagTAATAACTTTAAAGCATAAAATGTACAGAATTAAATTTGTACAAAGTTTGTGTGATTTAGTTTTGACATTCTGTTAGAAATATCGAATAAAAATCCGATAAACTATGACAATTGACgtgaaacaatatttataatgattgacAGAATAGTTGAAATATTAGAATCATGATAAAAATAACCCCATCAAAAATCCAAGCCCAACCCCACTGTCCAAAAAGATCTAAAACGTaggtaacaatttattaatgttcTGCAGATCATAAAATGTACAactgatataattttatgtgaCTATGTTAGCTTACCGTTACTCGATGCATTTTTAAgaatcaattattattgctattattatcaATGGCTGAGAAGAGGGTTTAAACCATTTGGAATCGTTCCAATTGTCATACTCAAACTAGCCGAGACTGCCGGCAGGATTCCAATTATTCAGTTGCACGCTATTTATTAAGGATGCAGTTATGTAATCATACGGTAATAACCATTAACCACAAACAGATTTCGTGTACAAGGAAATAATGACGTATAAAAACTGAAAACGTTcgtttttttaactattatcgcTCTATAAATGGACGTAAATCGAATAATATTTGACTGAGCATTTGAGCACTTACAGTagtattaatatctaataatctaatattatattcatatcgcGGTAAGCCTTGGAAAAACATAACAAATCATCTTATAAACcgtataatggtataatattatgatatagcaTTATAGCATTTACAGCGTCGGGTTCGTGGAAAAACCTCGTAAAtcgaaaaattgaaattttttttttgttttaaatggatacactgtacatattttgatatcgtaataattaatttatgacagttattattttttcatattatgataacatacaaaataaaagacCCGTATCCCAATCGACCCAATCTACAATAGTAAAATCACATAAGTCGGACTTACGAGGTTTTGCTTTTGCCAGCTTTACcaaaatacagaataataaattcttcttctgtgatttattttttaataaaatagtattatgataaaatatgaatttagtagagtgaattaaaataatattttcttcgaAAAAAGTCACAATAAAACCTCGTATTATGTCaacatttcttaaaattaaaaactcgtAAGTACATTTctataacacaaaattaaaaattgtctttttaaatattgaatcgaatagacaatacaattaaataaaaataagtatacct includes:
- the LOC132918733 gene encoding headcase protein homolog isoform X1 — translated: MAPRRNAMGFNGMGHFADLFGPSTTTAMEQLFHQQQQQQPYQLVQQQHYEECCVPTGDCVMRSAPIRPDDPRAAELYARVVCSDGGCPAGRYMHRECFDAWERLVLVYMKNAAATYANGNAIPQSNGRRIKDLWTVNVNNNNVVNLNKKGYEMAFKACGCRCGRGYLKKDSEWPQQSSSGSSVLRRRSSGGSGGAADDAVDGGRTSAAPPTVGKKKKRRQPAARQPAATASAMMMADYAELRLRAGSLSGSSNGSSSPVTNSASSVSPAHSGSFGSSTSTGAGSGSGSSSSKRRGACLKDVFERQSSMNGNGIFCRRLDFSTFNRLPRHMLNSYHVKIEDEGNHGNDETRSFILSSLAAQNQSRVNCVLCSDVMLVFDRYPLVDGTFFLSPKQYNKNAVEVKNEGRALFLNAVCMKCLDGKDADRKLCCRFCATQWDGSSLIMGTMYAYDVFAAMPCCNERLKCNGCQKALMLSHQRLNFYSDYSRKVTCPHCTSVDYHFVKPLAVYYTRQWP